One Deinococcus roseus DNA window includes the following coding sequences:
- a CDS encoding secondary thiamine-phosphate synthase enzyme YjbQ — translation MWFQTNLTLPARNRGFHLITKEVLQALPEISQIQVGMLSVFIQHTSASLTINENASPDVRRDFERYFNQAVPDETSYFEHNYEGPDDMAAHIKSSQLGASLSIPIQNGKLALGTWQGIYLGEHRDRGGSRRLVVTAFGQGK, via the coding sequence TTGTGGTTTCAGACCAACCTCACCCTGCCTGCCAGAAATCGGGGCTTCCACCTGATCACAAAAGAAGTCCTGCAAGCCCTCCCAGAAATCAGCCAGATTCAGGTGGGCATGCTCAGTGTCTTCATTCAACACACCTCTGCCAGCCTCACCATCAACGAAAACGCCTCTCCAGACGTGCGGCGCGACTTCGAGCGGTATTTCAATCAGGCTGTGCCAGACGAAACTTCTTACTTTGAACACAACTATGAAGGTCCAGACGACATGGCTGCCCACATCAAGAGCAGCCAGCTGGGGGCCAGTCTGAGCATTCCCATCCAGAACGGCAAACTGGCTCTGGGCACCTGGCAGGGCATCTACCTTGGGGAGCACCGGGACCGGGGAGGGTCCAGACGGCTGGTGGTTACAGCTTTCGGGCAGGGGAAGTAA
- a CDS encoding ABC-F family ATP-binding cassette domain-containing protein: MRTLLQLTDLHFETERKLLFDIPALSVAYGDKIALMGLNGSGKTTLFQLLTRHIKPQSGILWQPDDLKITYLQQNPILPEHLTVMEAVRAFNPHVQKEQQLRNLETRLSEHPELLDQWDELHQQYEREGGYTYEHRAKSILFVLDLGDRLDQLLHTLSGGEKTRFALALALLDTGDLLLLDEPTNHLDIRMREWLESRIKRSKQAVIVVSHDRALLDQVAQKSWYIDQQTVQVYPGGYTKARLERAIQRKTLQRLHQQTLQEKLRLTEVADQQSVWGSKPRPVRSRVEHITEVEAPQKQKELQMFFSAGDARAPMLLWGRNLTMRYGDREVIRHADLKVRKGDRIMLVAPNGTGKTTLMEMLLGKRYSTDPQAEVRYSTTRFNYLDQEHHGLLEEETLREQFMQVYPERTARTLLGQYGLGWAWEKTPLELSGGERVRAGLALIAHSRADLLFLDEPTNHLDIETLESLERALNSFQGACIIVTHDRAFARNVGTRFWTIEEGVLKEYSSLTRTEPLDPFRELAGDPPPPPPPPTLSERINRMEDRMQEIAKALLTELSQREEGRLRSERHHLQQMLFELYAEKHLQPNYDFLVRDSGLKIASDRHETGITFTALNAPECPALIYQEGQLTFTSDGAEIWFRRSLVRAALVLLFEKYREVRVKLPEGQEYTRKDYLQDNYLGRS, from the coding sequence ATGAGAACGCTGCTTCAGCTTACAGATCTGCATTTTGAAACCGAACGGAAGCTGCTGTTCGACATACCAGCACTCAGTGTGGCTTACGGAGACAAGATCGCCCTGATGGGTCTGAATGGCTCTGGCAAGACCACGCTGTTCCAGTTGCTCACCCGCCACATCAAACCCCAGAGCGGCATTTTGTGGCAACCCGATGATTTGAAAATCACTTACCTGCAGCAAAACCCCATCCTGCCCGAACACCTCACCGTCATGGAAGCTGTCCGGGCTTTCAATCCGCATGTGCAAAAAGAACAGCAATTGCGAAATCTGGAAACCCGGCTCAGTGAGCATCCAGAGCTTCTGGACCAGTGGGATGAGTTGCATCAGCAATACGAGCGGGAAGGCGGCTACACTTACGAGCACCGCGCCAAAAGCATCCTGTTCGTGCTGGATCTGGGAGACAGACTGGACCAGCTTTTGCACACCCTCTCAGGCGGAGAGAAAACCCGTTTTGCGCTGGCCCTGGCTTTGCTGGACACCGGAGATCTGCTGCTGCTGGATGAACCCACCAACCACCTGGACATCCGCATGCGGGAATGGCTGGAAAGCCGCATCAAACGCAGCAAACAGGCGGTGATTGTGGTTTCGCATGACCGGGCTTTGCTGGATCAGGTGGCCCAGAAAAGCTGGTACATCGACCAGCAGACCGTGCAGGTGTATCCGGGGGGGTACACCAAAGCCCGACTGGAACGGGCCATCCAGCGCAAAACCCTGCAACGTCTGCATCAGCAGACCCTGCAGGAGAAACTGCGCCTCACCGAAGTGGCAGACCAGCAGAGCGTGTGGGGATCAAAACCCCGTCCTGTTCGCAGTCGCGTGGAGCACATCACCGAAGTAGAAGCACCCCAGAAGCAGAAAGAACTGCAGATGTTTTTCAGCGCGGGAGATGCCCGCGCTCCCATGCTGCTGTGGGGACGCAACCTGACCATGCGTTACGGAGACCGGGAAGTGATCCGGCATGCCGACCTGAAGGTGCGCAAGGGAGACCGCATCATGCTGGTGGCCCCCAACGGAACAGGCAAAACCACCCTGATGGAAATGTTGCTGGGAAAACGCTACTCCACCGATCCCCAGGCCGAGGTGCGCTACTCCACCACCCGGTTCAATTACCTGGACCAGGAGCACCACGGTCTGCTGGAAGAGGAAACCCTCAGAGAGCAATTCATGCAGGTCTACCCGGAACGCACTGCGCGCACGCTGCTGGGTCAGTACGGACTGGGCTGGGCCTGGGAGAAAACCCCTCTGGAACTGTCAGGTGGAGAACGGGTGCGTGCAGGTCTGGCCCTGATTGCACACTCCAGAGCAGATTTGCTGTTTCTGGATGAACCCACCAACCACCTGGACATCGAAACGCTGGAATCGCTGGAACGGGCCTTAAACAGTTTTCAGGGGGCCTGCATCATCGTGACCCACGACCGGGCGTTTGCCAGAAATGTGGGCACCCGCTTCTGGACCATCGAAGAAGGGGTTTTGAAGGAATACAGCAGCCTGACGCGCACAGAGCCTCTGGATCCTTTCCGGGAACTGGCCGGGGATCCACCTCCTCCACCTCCTCCACCCACCCTCAGTGAACGCATCAACAGGATGGAAGACCGCATGCAGGAGATTGCAAAAGCCCTCCTCACCGAACTGTCCCAGCGTGAAGAGGGGAGACTGCGTTCAGAAAGGCACCACCTGCAGCAGATGCTGTTTGAGCTGTACGCAGAGAAACACCTGCAGCCCAATTATGATTTTCTGGTTCGGGATTCAGGCCTGAAAATCGCCTCAGACCGACATGAGACAGGCATCACTTTTACAGCCCTCAATGCCCCGGAGTGTCCAGCTTTGATTTACCAGGAAGGGCAATTGACTTTCACTTCTGATGGTGCAGAAATCTGGTTCAGGCGCAGTCTGGTGCGGGCTGCGCTGGTTTTGTTGTTTGAAAAGTACCGCGAGGTGCGGGTGAAATTGCCAGAGGGGCAGGAATACACCCGCAAGGATTATTTGCAGGACAATTATCTGGGGAGATCATGA
- a CDS encoding VWA domain-containing protein, producing MTQLTQGQRLPLPQITANLNLTVGIGIQGAGMVFDVSCFGVDQNDQLSDDRYFVFFNQKSSPEGALKLLGPQGPDLEQFQVDLSRLPASIKKLVFAITIDGNGVMSQTQNGHFRILESGQEKARFSFSGSSFGQEKAIVVAEIYLKDVWRLLALGQGFAGGLSALLKNYGGTESDAPATTPAPTPPTPAEDPIPPRPEPQKSAVNLNKGVVLEKKVQEKAPGLVSLVKKVNVILEKKQIADVVAKVVMVMDASGSMTSSYQNGTVQAVVDRVGVVAMRLDDDGALETWFYSDNHKQTPDVTLDSVNNYVKNNVKGAFLQIFKGLGVGNNEPPIMRTLVDRHRNSTQPVLVVFITDGGIYKTEEITRILKDASHLPIFWQFIGVAGSNYGVLEALDTLPGRVVDNANFFSVDDLRRISDEELFERMLGELPMWLRAAKEKGILR from the coding sequence ATGACGCAACTCACTCAGGGGCAACGCCTTCCGTTGCCTCAAATCACGGCAAATCTGAACCTGACAGTGGGCATTGGCATTCAGGGGGCTGGCATGGTCTTCGATGTGTCCTGCTTTGGCGTGGACCAGAACGACCAGCTTTCCGATGACCGTTATTTCGTGTTCTTCAACCAGAAAAGCTCTCCAGAGGGTGCCCTGAAATTGCTTGGGCCGCAAGGCCCAGACCTGGAACAGTTTCAGGTGGATCTCTCACGCCTGCCTGCCAGCATCAAAAAACTGGTGTTTGCCATCACCATAGACGGCAATGGCGTGATGTCCCAGACCCAGAACGGGCATTTCCGCATTCTGGAGTCAGGGCAGGAAAAAGCCCGCTTCAGTTTCTCTGGCAGCTCTTTTGGGCAGGAAAAAGCCATCGTTGTGGCCGAAATCTATTTGAAGGATGTCTGGCGTTTGCTGGCCCTGGGCCAGGGTTTTGCCGGGGGTCTCAGTGCCCTGTTGAAAAATTACGGAGGCACCGAATCAGATGCCCCTGCTACCACTCCTGCTCCTACACCACCCACACCTGCAGAAGATCCCATCCCTCCCAGACCTGAGCCCCAGAAATCAGCAGTCAACCTGAACAAAGGCGTGGTGCTGGAGAAAAAAGTCCAGGAAAAAGCCCCTGGTCTGGTCAGTCTGGTCAAAAAAGTCAATGTGATTCTGGAGAAAAAGCAGATTGCCGATGTGGTCGCCAAGGTGGTGATGGTGATGGACGCTTCGGGGAGCATGACCAGCAGTTACCAGAACGGCACCGTGCAGGCTGTTGTGGACCGGGTGGGCGTGGTGGCCATGCGTCTGGACGATGATGGAGCGCTGGAAACCTGGTTTTACTCCGACAACCACAAGCAAACCCCGGATGTCACCCTGGACAGCGTGAACAATTACGTGAAAAACAATGTGAAAGGGGCTTTCCTGCAGATCTTCAAGGGTCTGGGGGTGGGCAACAATGAGCCGCCGATCATGCGCACCCTGGTGGACCGGCACCGAAATTCCACCCAGCCTGTGCTGGTGGTTTTTATCACTGATGGAGGCATCTACAAAACCGAGGAGATCACCCGCATCCTGAAAGACGCTTCCCACCTCCCCATTTTCTGGCAGTTCATTGGTGTGGCAGGGAGCAATTATGGGGTGCTGGAGGCACTGGACACCCTGCCCGGACGGGTGGTGGACAATGCCAATTTCTTCTCTGTGGATGACCTTCGGCGCATTTCCGATGAGGAGCTTTTCGAGCGCATGCTGGGAGAACTCCCCATGTGGCTGAGGGCAGCAAAAGAAAAAGGGATTTTGAGGTAA
- the sucC gene encoding ADP-forming succinate--CoA ligase subunit beta, whose translation MKLHEYQGKELLRRFGVNVQDGKVAYTPDEVRQIAQEYGQSVVVKAQVHVGGRGKAGGVKFSPTPDKAFENGQKILGMDIKGLTVKKVLVTKAVDIDKGKEYYVGMIVDRNVQSYTLMACAEGGMEIEELAVEKPDAIIKHRVDPVAGLRPYEAREIALKAGFEGNLNKLADMMVKMSKAAFELDANLVEINPLFVGEDGIPLALDTKFDVDDNAMYRHKDLADWRELEAEHPLEIEASNYGFAYVKLDGNVGVLGNGAGIVMTSLDVVNRAGAKPANFLDIGGGARADIVYNAIKLVSKDTDVKAIFINIFGGITRADEVAKGVIQALKDGILTKPVRMRIAGTAEEEAKALLAEVNSDLIQMYPDMFQAAESAAQEANK comes from the coding sequence TTGAAACTCCACGAATACCAAGGTAAAGAACTGCTGCGGCGTTTCGGCGTCAACGTGCAGGACGGCAAAGTCGCCTACACGCCCGACGAAGTTCGTCAGATTGCTCAGGAATACGGCCAGTCTGTGGTCGTGAAGGCCCAGGTTCACGTCGGCGGACGTGGCAAGGCCGGGGGCGTCAAGTTCAGCCCCACCCCTGACAAGGCTTTTGAGAATGGCCAGAAAATTCTCGGCATGGACATCAAGGGCCTGACAGTGAAAAAAGTGCTGGTCACCAAAGCTGTGGACATCGACAAGGGCAAAGAATACTACGTGGGCATGATTGTGGACCGCAATGTGCAATCCTACACCCTGATGGCCTGCGCCGAGGGTGGCATGGAAATCGAGGAACTCGCTGTCGAGAAGCCCGATGCCATCATCAAGCACCGTGTGGACCCTGTTGCTGGCCTGCGTCCCTATGAAGCCCGTGAAATTGCCCTCAAGGCAGGCTTTGAAGGCAACCTCAACAAACTGGCCGACATGATGGTCAAGATGAGCAAGGCTGCTTTTGAGCTGGACGCCAACCTGGTGGAAATCAACCCCCTGTTCGTGGGTGAAGACGGAATTCCTCTGGCCCTGGACACCAAGTTCGACGTGGACGACAACGCCATGTACCGCCACAAGGACCTCGCCGACTGGCGCGAACTTGAAGCCGAACACCCCCTGGAAATTGAAGCCAGCAACTACGGTTTTGCTTACGTGAAACTCGATGGCAATGTGGGCGTGCTCGGAAACGGTGCAGGCATCGTGATGACCTCCCTGGACGTGGTGAACCGCGCCGGAGCCAAACCCGCCAACTTCCTGGACATCGGTGGTGGTGCCCGCGCCGACATCGTTTACAACGCCATCAAACTGGTCTCCAAAGACACCGACGTGAAAGCCATCTTCATCAACATCTTCGGGGGCATCACCCGCGCAGACGAAGTGGCCAAAGGCGTGATTCAGGCCCTGAAAGACGGCATCCTGACCAAGCCCGTGCGCATGCGCATTGCTGGCACCGCTGAAGAAGAAGCCAAGGCCCTCCTTGCCGAAGTCAACAGCGACCTGATCCAGATGTACCCCGACATGTTCCAGGCTGCAGAATCTGCCGCCCAGGAGGCCAACAAATGA
- the sucD gene encoding succinate--CoA ligase subunit alpha gives MSILIDKDTQVLVVGMTGREGANHTKAMREFGTKVVAGVTPGKGGLTHEGLPVYNSVRDAQAGHQIDCSIIFVPPAGAADAVLESAHAGVPLIVLITEGVPTIDMMRAVQEVKQLNAASLAEGGKGIRLIGGNCPGLVSSGEAKIGIMPNKIYSQKGRIGLISRSGTLTYEAAKLLGDAGLGTSTTVGIGGDPIIGTTFADVLPLFEADPETDAIVVIGEIGGADEEAAAEYIQNHMKKPVVAFISGRSAPKGKRMGHAGAIIMGNVGTPESKLAAFAAANVPVADTMPQIIDLVKQVLSK, from the coding sequence ATGAGTATCCTGATTGACAAAGACACCCAGGTGCTTGTGGTGGGCATGACTGGCCGCGAAGGGGCCAACCACACCAAAGCCATGCGTGAATTCGGCACCAAAGTGGTTGCTGGTGTGACCCCCGGCAAGGGCGGCCTGACCCATGAAGGTCTGCCCGTGTACAACAGTGTGCGCGATGCACAGGCCGGTCATCAGATCGACTGCTCCATCATCTTCGTGCCCCCCGCTGGTGCCGCTGATGCTGTGCTGGAATCTGCCCACGCTGGCGTGCCCCTGATCGTTTTGATCACCGAGGGTGTGCCCACCATCGACATGATGCGTGCTGTGCAGGAAGTCAAGCAGCTCAATGCTGCCAGCCTTGCCGAAGGTGGCAAAGGCATCCGCCTGATCGGTGGCAACTGCCCCGGTCTGGTCTCCAGTGGCGAAGCCAAAATTGGCATCATGCCCAACAAGATCTACAGCCAGAAAGGCCGCATTGGTCTGATCTCCCGTTCCGGCACCCTCACCTACGAAGCAGCCAAACTGCTCGGTGATGCCGGTCTGGGCACCAGCACCACCGTGGGCATCGGTGGGGACCCCATCATCGGGACCACCTTCGCTGACGTGCTGCCCCTGTTCGAGGCCGATCCCGAGACCGACGCCATTGTGGTGATCGGTGAGATCGGTGGTGCCGACGAAGAAGCCGCTGCAGAGTACATCCAGAACCACATGAAGAAGCCCGTGGTGGCTTTCATCAGCGGTCGCAGTGCACCCAAAGGCAAACGCATGGGTCACGCTGGAGCCATCATCATGGGCAACGTGGGCACCCCCGAGTCCAAACTGGCCGCCTTTGCTGCAGCCAACGTACCCGTGGCAGACACCATGCCCCAGATCATTGATCTGGTCAAGCAAGTGCTCAGCAAATAA